One Castanea sativa cultivar Marrone di Chiusa Pesio chromosome 4, ASM4071231v1 DNA window includes the following coding sequences:
- the LOC142631276 gene encoding stearoyl-[acyl-carrier-protein] 9-desaturase, chloroplastic, whose translation MALKLSLFTPQPPKLPSFALQQKSTLRSPKFCMASTLSSASKEVENPKKPFMPPREVHVQVTHSMPPQKIEIFKSMENWAEQNILVHLKPVEKCWQPQDFLPDPASDGFHDQVKELRERAKEIPDDYFVALVGDMITEEALPTYQTMLNTLDGVRDETGASPTSWGIWTRAWTAEENRHGDLLNKYLYLTGRVDMRQIEKTIQYLIGSGMDPRTENSPYLGFIYTSFQERATFISHGNTARHAKEHGDSKLAQICGTIAADEKRHETAYTKIVEKLFEIDPDATVMAFADMMRKKISMPAHLMYDGRDDNLFEHFSAVAQRLGVYTARDYADILEFLVGRWKVEKMTGLSAEGRKAQDYVCRLPPRIRRLEERAQGRAKEAPTVPFSWLFDREVKL comes from the exons atGGCTCTCAAACTCAGTCTTTTCACTCCTCAACCTCCAAAGCTGCCATCTTTTGCTCTCCAGCAAAAGTCCACTCTCAGATCTCCCAAGTTCTGCATGGCTTCCACCCTCAGCTCTGCCTCTAA GGAGGTTGAGAATCCCAAGAAGCCTTTTATGCCTCCTCGGGAGGTGCATGTTCAAGTCACCCATTCCATGCCACCACAAAAGATTGAAATCTTTAAATCTATGGAGAATTGGGCTGAACAGAACATTTTGGTTCACCTGAAGCCAGTTGAGAAGTGTTGGCAACCACAGGATTTTCTACCAGATCCTGCCTCTGATGGATTTCATGATCAAGTTAAGGAACTACGGGAGAGGGCAAAGGAAATTCCAGATGATTACTTTGTAGCTTTAGTTGGAGATATGATTACAGAAGAAGCTCTTCCCACTTATCAAACTATGCTTAATACCTTAGATGGAGTTCGGGATGAAACAGGTGCCAGCCCTACTTCTTGGGGAATTTGGACTAGGGCATGGACTGCTGAGGAGAACAGGCATGGGGACCTACTCAATAAGTATCTCTACCTGACTGGACGAGTAGACATGAGACAAATTGAGAAGACAATTCAGTATTTAATTGGGTCAGGAATG GATCCCCGAACTGAAAATAGTCCCTACCTTGGTTTCATCTATACTTCATTCCAAGAAAGGGCAACCTTTATCTCCCATGGAAACACAGCCAGGCATGCCAAGGAACATGGAGACTCAAAATTGGCACAAATATGTGGCACAATTGCCGCAGATGAGAAGCGCCATGAAACTGCCTACACCAAGATAGTGGAAAAGCTATTTGAGATTGATCCTGATGCAACTGTCATGGCATTTGCTGACATGATGAGGAAGAAAATCTCCATGCCAGCCCATTTGATGTATGATGGCCGTGATGATAACCTTTTTGAGCACTTTTCTGCTGTTGCACAACGGCTGGGTGTCTACACTGCCAGGGACTATGCCGATATATTGGAGTTTTTGGTGGGCAGATGGAAAGTGGAGAAAATGACTGGACTTTCAGCTGAGGGGCGGAAAGCACAGGATTATGTTTGTAGGTTACCTCCAAGAATCAGAAGGCTGGAGGAAAGAGCTCAAGGAAGGGCGAAGGAGGCACCCACTGTTCCATTCAGTTGGCTTTTTGATAGAGAAGTGAAGCTCTAA